The Triticum aestivum cultivar Chinese Spring chromosome 3A, IWGSC CS RefSeq v2.1, whole genome shotgun sequence genome includes a region encoding these proteins:
- the LOC123058084 gene encoding uncharacterized protein, translating to MATDRRIQPAGGGGSSARGGGGGVEPGLGRRLLDVLRTVYHMLRRGLCRKRLMMDLHLLLGRGKLAGRHFRDLLAHQPLAGGTRFGAAAAAGASPSALSMYQHDPRDVEFSCGSTPVHEQAVFPFKIGRGRGRGRSYGGLDAATVAAAFEMMNAHAAGNSGGDTPGVSRATPSPMLALSLGRCPAGARQLRVTDSPFPVEPEGVDERVDAEADSFIKRFYEQLKMQQSTTPDNCTRRRG from the coding sequence ATGGCGACCGACAGGCGGATCCAGCCGGCCGGGGGAGGCGGGTCGTCggccagaggaggagggggaggcgtgGAGCccgggctcgggaggcgcctgctgGACGTGCTGCGCACCGTCTACCACATGCTGCGCCGCGGCCTCTGCCGCAAGCGCCTCATGATGGACCTCCACCTGCTGCTCGGCCGCGGCAAGCTCGCCGGCAGGCACTTCCGGGACCTCCTCGCCCACCAGCCGCTCGCCGGGGGCACCCGCTTcggcgccgcggccgcggccgGCGCCTCCCCGTCCGCGCTCTCCATGTACCAGCACGACCCGAGAGACGTTGAGTTCAGCTGCGGCAGCACGCCGGTCCACGAGCAGGCCGTCTTCCCCTTCAAGatcggccgcggccgcggccggggcaggagctacGGCGGGCTGGACGCCGCCACCGTGGCGGCCGCCTTCGAGATGATGAACGCGCACGCTGCGGGCAACTCGGGCGGGGACACGCCGGGGGTGTCCCGGGCCACGCCGTCGCCCATGCTGGCGCTCAGCCTGGGCCGCTGCCCGGCCGGGGCGCGCCAGCTGCGCGTCACCGACTCGCCGTTCCCCGTCGAGCCGGAGGGCGTCGACGAGCGCGTGGACGCCGAGGCCGACAGCTTCATCAAGAGGTTCTACGAGCAGCTCAAGATGCAGCAGTCCACCACGCCGGACAACTGCACCCGCCGCCGTGGCTAG